The nucleotide window CCCCTCATCAAAGAAACGGGGCCCGCCGCGCGTGCGGCGAGCCCCGGTCGGTTCGAACGTAGAGCCGCTGCTTCCTAGCGCTTGGAGAACTGCGGCTTCTTGCGGGCCTTCTTCAGACCGTACTTCTTGCGCTCGACCATACGGGGGTCACGACGCAGGTACCCTGCCTTCTTGAGCTCGGCACGATACTCGTCGCCGGCCTCAAGGAGTGCACGAGCGATACCGTGACGCATCGCGCCGGCCTGGCCGGACACGCCGCCACCATGGCACTGAGCGATGACGTCGAAGCGACCCTCGGTCTCGGTCGCCTTGAACGGAGTGAGCACGAAGTTGACGAGCGCCTCGCGGCCGAAGAACTGCAGCGCGGGCTTCTTGTTCACGGTGATGACGCCGGTACCCGGGACCAGACGGACGCGAGCGACCGAGGTCTTGCGGCGGCCGGTGCCGTAGTAGGTGGCCTTGTTCTCAGCCATGCGTTAGCCCTCCAGCGTGATCTGACGCGGCTTCTGCGCCTCGTGCGGATGATTCGGTCCAGCGTAGACCTTGAGCTTGCGGTTCATCGCACGACCGAGCGTATTCTTCGGGAGCATGCCCTTGACGGCCTTCTCGATGATCCGCTCCGGGTGCTTTGCGAGCATCCGCTGGAACGAGACCTCCTTGAGGCCGCCGGGGAAACCGCTGTGGCTGTAGTAGTTCTTGGTGAACGCCTTGTTACCCGTCAGACGGATCTTCTCGGCGTTGATAACGATGACGAAGTCACCGGTATCGACGTGCGGGGTGTACTGCGGCTTGTTCTTGCCCTTCAGGATCTGAGCCACCTGACTGGCAAGTCGGCCAAGCACAACGTCGGTGGCGTCGACTACGAGCCACTCGCGCTCGACTTCACCGGGCTTTGCGTGGTAGGTCTTCACAAGTCCTCCAACGGACGATTCCAGATATGTTCGGTTCGAACCTTCACGGGGCTGCTGAAACGAACCCTCACATAGTAGCCGCGCCGCGAAGATGCGTCAACGAGCACACGCCGCCGGGTGTGTCCTACCCCGTTCGACCCGGCCGCGAGCGCGTTCTCGCGCCATGGCATGGGGCTAGCGCCACACCTCATCCGGGTACTCGACCCGCCACAACGTGAGTCCGTGAGCAGGGGCGGTTGCGCCTGCGGCATCACGCGAGCACGCCTCACGCGCGGTCTTGACCCACGCGGGATCGCGCCTACCCGTGCCCACCTCCACGAGCGTGCCGACCATCACGCGCACCATCGAATGCAGAAACGCGTTGCCCAGCACCCTGACGACGAGGCACTGCTCGCCCAGATGCTCCTCGTAGCCGATGTCGACCGCATCGACGCGTCGCATCGTCGTCTTGCCCTCGGCCGACACCGTCACGCAAAACGACTTGAAGTCGCGCTCGCCCAGCAAGTGCGTTGCTCCCTCTCGCATCGCCTCGACGTCGAGCTCTCGGACGCAGTGCCAGGCGACCCTGTCGAGGAACATGGGCGGCACCCGACCGGCCACGATCCGGTAGCGGTACTCTCGGCCGATCGCGTTGGTCCTCGCCGAGAACCGCTCGCGCGCCCGACGGACCTCTCGGACCACGACGCCCTCGCCCGTCAGCGCGTTGAGCGACCGCAGCAGAGTCCTCGCGTCGAGATCGCCCTCGGCGGCACCGTAGCTGACAACCTGACCGAGCGCGTGCACGCCGGCGTCGGTTCTGCCCGCGCAGACGAGCTCGATGGGCCGTCGCAGCGCTGTGGTCAGGGCGGACTCGAGTTCGCCCTGCACGGTGCGGGCGTTGGGCTGCCGGGCGAAGCCGGCGAAGCCGGAGCCGTCGTAGGCGACGACCAGCGCGGTCGTGCCGGGGTGCGAATGTGCGGTCACGCGGTCACTCCTCCTGCGATGTGATTGCGGCATGGTGCCGCTAGAACAGTATCGCCGTCATCGTCGCGACGGTCACACCGGTCGCGAGGACCAGCCAGTCGGTGCCCCGCATCACCGGCTCGTGCAGCCGCGTGCGACCCGCACCCGTGTAGCAGCGCGACTCCATGGCCACGGCAAGCCGATCGGCTCGGCGGAACAGGCTCACGAACAGCGGCACAAGAACCGGCACCCAGGCCTTGGCACGGCGTACCGGACCGCCCTCGTCGAACACGGCTCCGCGCGCCGACTGTGCGACGACGATCTTCTCGGCCTCCTCGGCGGTCGTGGGGATGAACCGCAGTGCGATCGAGAACATCGTCGCAACGTCGTCGACGGGCACCCGCACGATCCGTAGCGGACGCATCACGCGCGAGAGCGCGTCGGTGAGCGCGACCGGCGAGGTCGTGAGGGTGAGCAACGACGTGCCCACCACGAGCAGCACGATGCGCACGACGAAGAACGCGCCTGTCATGAGCCCATCGAGCGATATCCCGAGAGGACCGAGCCGCAGCGCCGCCTCGACCGGCTGCCACCGCACGGCGTTGGCAACGAGTGTGAACGCGAGCAGCAGGGACACGGCGCGAAGGCCGCGCAGGGCGAGCCGGAGCGGCACGCGCGAAAGGCCCACGGCGAGCACCACGAGCACGGCCGCCACGACGAAGCCCTTCCAGCCATCGAACGCGAACAACGCGATTGAGTACGCAGCGGTCAGGCCGAGCTTGACGCGTGGGTCGAGACGGTGCACCGCCGAGTCACCCGGGACGAACTGCCCGAACGGAACCGGGACCGCCATCAGCGCCACCCCCCTGCCGCAAGTGCGCGATCGGCCGCCTCGACGGGGTCCAGGGTGAACGGTCCGACGTCGATGCCGCGCTCACGCGCGAGCATCTGGAATCGCAGCACGTCCGGCGCGATGAGACCGGCGGACGCGAACGGGGCGGGGTCGGCCACCAGCGCGCTCGCATCGCCGGCGAACACGGGTCGCCCGCCACCGAGCACCAGCACGCGGTCCGCCTCACCCAAGAACTCCTGCGCTGAGTGGCTGACGACCACAACACCGGCCTCGGCGCGTGCGGCCTGCACGATGGCGCGAACGTCGGCCCGCCCGCGCGCGTCGAGACCGGCGGTCGGCTCGTCGAGCAGCAGGTAGCGCGGGCGCATCGCGATGACGCCCGCGATCGCCGCCCGACGCGCCTCGCCACCCGAGAGCGTGAACGGCGAGCGCTCCGCGTACCGAGCGGGATCGAGCCCTACTCGGAGCAGCGCATCCTTCGCGGCGGTCGCCGCGTCTGCAACGGGTGTGCCGAGGTTTCGTGGTCCGAACGCCACGTCGTCAAGGAGTGTCTCGGCGAAGAGCTGCGACTCGGCGTCTTGGAAGACGAGTCCGACAACACCGCGAGCCGTCGCGCGCGTCAGAGGGGCGCCATCGACCGAGGCCGCGCCTTCGCTCGCGGCAAGCAGTCCCGCACACAGGCGCAGCGCCGTGGACTTGCCCGAACCCGTCGCGCCGAGCACCAGCACCAGCTCGCCCGGCTCGACCGACACGCTGACGCCGGAGAGCGCTGCCACGGCAAACGACGTATCAGGCGAGTAGGTATAGCCGACGTTGTCGAGTATCAGCGCCACAGCGCCTCCACGAGTGACTCGGGGGTCGTCGCGCTCGCCCTGGCGGATGCGCCGCCCTCGCTCAGGCGTGCAGCGAGAATGGACACCCGCGGCAGCTCGAGACCGCACGCGGCGAGCACGTCATGCCTGCCGAACAGCTCTGCAACCGGTCCCGAGAACGCGACGCGCCCGGCATCAAGGACCACTACCCTGTCGGCCGACGCGATGTCTGCCAGGTCATGTGTGATGTGTAGGATGCCGCGGCCACCGGCGACGAGCTCTGCCACGATACGCAGCACGTCGGCGCGACCCTCGGGATCGAGCATCGACGTCGGCTCGTCGAGCACGAGGTACGCCGGCTGCATCGCGAGCGCGCCCGCGATACCGAGCCGCTGCTTCTGCCCTCCCGAGAGCAGGTGAGGCTCACGCGCCTCGAAGCCGGTCAGCCCCACTGCAGCCAGCGCGGCGTCGACCCGCTCGCGCAGCTGGTCGCGCGCGACACCGAGGTTCTCCGGCCCAAACGCCACATCGTCCTCGACCGAAGTCGCCACGATCTGGTCGTCGGGATGCTGCGACACCATCCCCACGCGCTGCCTGATGTCGCGGATGCGCTCTTCCTCGTCCGTTGACATGCCGTCGATGGTGACCGTGCCGGCGTTTGGCAGCAGGATGCCGTTGGCCATCCGCGCCAAGGTGGACTTGCCCGATCCATTCGCGCCGACAACCGCGACCTGCTCGCCCGATGCGACCTGCAATGAGACGCCATCGAGCGCACGACCGCCTGCCGGCACGCCGTGGTAACCGAACACGATGTCATCGAAGCGAAGCATGGTCCCCCGGGTGTATCGGCGGGTGTGACGGGGCTGCGGACACGAAGAGGGCCTCCCGTGGGAGGCCCTCACATCGTACTTGTTGTTCGCCCATGAGCGAACGAAAGCCGATCTAGTCGACGAGCTCCATGATGACCATGGGGGCAGCGTCGCCCTTGCGGGGACCGAGCTTCAGGATGCGGGTGTAGCCACCATCGCGACCCTCGAAGCGCTCGCCGAGATCGGCGAACAGGTCCTTGCCGGCGTCGTTCTTGGGGAACTTGTAGTCACCGAGCTGCGCCATGGCGATGCGACGAGCGTGCACGTCGCCCTTCTTGGCGCGGGTGATGACCGGCTCCACGAAGCCGCGAAGCTCCTTGGCGCGGGTCTCGGTCGTCTTGATGCGACCGTTCTCGAGGAGCGCGATGGCCAGGCCGCGGAGAATCGCCTTGGTGTGCGACGCATCCGTGCCGAGCTTGCGACCCTTCTTCTGGTGTCTCATTTTCTAAGGTCTCCCGTTACTGCTTGAGGCCCAGGCCCATGCCCTGGAGCTTGTCCTTGACTTCTTCGATCGACTTGGCGCCGAAGTTCCGGATGTTGAGAAGATCGTTCTCGGAACACTCGGTCAGCTGACCGATGGTGTTCACACCCTGACGCTTCAGGCAGTTGTACGAGCGGACCGAAAGGTCGAGCTCCTCGATCGGGGTGTCGAGCACGCCTTCGCCCTCGTCGGTGGGGGCAGCGAAGATGCCCTCCTCGGATAGAGCGGTTGCGGCCTGGTCGACGAAGAGCATCATGTGCTCGTCGATGACACGGCCGGCGCGCGCGACGGCATCGCTCGGGTCGACGGAACCGTTGGTTTCGACCTCGAGAGTGAGCATGTCGTAGTCGGTGCGCTGTCCCACACGCGTGTTCTCGACCACGTAGGTGCAACGCGTGATCGGCGAGAACAGCGAGTCGACGGTAATGACGCCGATGGGATGCTCCGGCTTCTTGTTGCGGTCGGCCGACACGTAGCCACGGCCGACGCCGATCTCGATGCTCATCTCGAGCCTCGCACCCTTGTTCAGGGTCGCGATGATGTGCTCGGGGTTAACGAGCTCGAACTCGGACGGAACCTTGAGATCGGCACCTGTGATGGTGCCGGGGCCGGCGACCGAAAGCGTCGCGACGCCCTGGCCGGCACCGATACCGGTCTCGCGGAACACAAGACCCTTGATGTTGAGCACGATGTCGGTGACGTCCTCACGGACGCCGTCGATCGTCGCGAACTCGTGCTGCTGCCCCTCGATACGAATCGAGGTGGCCGCTGCGCCCTCCAGTGAAGAGAGAAGGACGCGGCGCATGCAGTTGCCCAGCGTGTAGCCGAAACCGCGCTCCAGCGGCTCTACGACGTAACGCGCGACGCGATCGTCGATGCGGTCCACCGTGACCTGGGGCCTCTTGAACTCTGTCATCAAACAGCCTCCTTGGCTTCCCGGTCGATTACTTCGAGTAGAGCTCGACGATCAGCTGCTCGCGAACCGGCGCATCGATCTGATCACGCGTCGGCAGCGACAGGATCTTGCCCTGCAGCTTCTCGATGTCGACCTCAAGCCAGCCCGGAACCTCGATCTTCTCCGAGGCGATGAGCGAGGTCTTGATCACGAGCAGGTCCTTGGACTTGGTGCCCACAGCCACGACCTCACCCGGACGAACGCGGTACGACGGAATGTCGACGCGACGATCGTTGATGGTGATGTGACCGTGGCGAACCACCTGGCGAGCCTCGTCGCGAGACTTGGCGAAGCCGAGACGGTACACGACGTTGTCCAGACGGCTCTCGAGGATACGCAGCAGGTTCTCACCCGTGATGCCGGTCTGACGACTGGCGATCACGTAGTAGCCGCGGAACTGCTTCTCGAGCAGGCCGTAGATACGCTTGGTGCGCTGCTTCTCACGAAGCTGCACACGGTATTCCGAGTCACGCGGGCGCTTCTTGCCCGCCATTCCCGGCGGATACGGCCGCTTCTCCACTCCGCACTTGTCGGAGTAGCAGCGGTCGCCCTTCAGAAAGAGCTTGATGCCTTCACGGCGGCACAGACGACAGTCCGCCCCGGTATATCGAGCCATGTGTAGAAGTCCTCCCGAGTTACACGCGACGGCGCTTGCGCGGCCGGCATCCGTTGTGAGGGACAGGGGTGCAGTCCTGAATGCTGGCGATCTCAAGCCCAGCAGCCTGGAGCGAACGAATCGCAGTCTCACGACCCGAACCCGGACCCTTCACAAATACGGAGACCTTGCGCAGGCCGTGCTCCTGAGCCATCTTGGCGGCCGCTTCCGCAGCCATCTGGGCGGCGAACGGCGTTGACTTACGCGAGCCCTTGAAGCCCACGGTGCCAGCCGACTGCCAGGAGATCACGTTGCCTGTGGGGTCCGTGATGCTGATGATCGTGTTGTTGAACGTGCTCTTGATGTGTGCCTGACCCACCGCGATGTTCTTGCGCTCAGAACGCTTGAGGCGAGTACGCACATTCTTCTTCTTGGCTACCATCGCTTACTTGCCCTTCTTCTTTGCGCCGATCTGGCGACGCGGACCCTTACGGGTACGCGCGTTCGTGTGCGTGCGCTGACCGCGGACCGGGAGGCCCTTGCGGTGACGAAGGCCGCGATAGCAGCCGATCTCCATGAGGCGCTTGATGTTCTGTGAGACTTCGCGACGAAGATCACCCTCGATCTTCAGGTTGCGGTCGATGAACTCACGGAGGCGTACGACTTCTTCCTCGGTGAGATCACGAACGCGGGTGTCCGGACCGATGCCGGTCTCGCGAAGAATCGTCTTGCTGGTCGTAAGACCGATTCCATAGATGTAGGTCAGGCCGATCTCAACGCGCTTCTCGCGCGGGAGGTCGACACCTGCGATACGGGCCACGCGTGCTCCCTCCTAGCCCTGGCGCTGCTTGTGGCGCGGGTTTTCGCAAATCACGAGAACCCGGCCGTGGCGCCGAATGACCTTGCACTTATCACACATTTTCTTGACCGAAGGACGTACCTTCATCGTTCTCCCTTTCGGTGCTGTACGTAATCTATCTGCACGCCCAGCCGCAGGCGTCGCTTGTCCAAGTCAGCCGGTACACGGTACCGGGAGTGTCCACTTCCGCTTCCGGAAGAGGGTCCTACTTGTATCGGTAGGTGATCCTGCCCCGCGTAAGGTCGTACGGTGAGAGCTCCACCACGACCTTGTCCCCCGGCAGGATGCGGATGTAGTGCATACGCATCTTCCCTGAGATGTGAGCCAGCACCTTGTGGCCATTCTCCAATTCCACGCGAAACATGGCATTGGGCAACGGCTCGACCACCGTGCCTTCGAGTTCTATGGCATCGTCACGCTTGGTCACTAAGGGCTGCTCCTCACAGGGGGCGAACACGCAAGAGGGTATTCTATCTTAGTCACTACACCCGAGTCCAGCAGTTTCTTCTGCGAAGACCCGAATCGGGTCGGTTACTCCGTCGTTAGAACGAGTGGGCCGTCAGCCGTGATGGCCACAGTGTGCTCAAAATGCGCGGAAAGCGATCCGTCCAGGGTGGCGACGGTCCAGCCATCCGGCAACGATTCCACCTCAGCGCCACCGAAGTTCACCATCGGCTCGATGGCCAGAACCATCCCGACCTCGAGCTTGGGGCCCTTGCCCGGCACCCCGTAGTTGGGGACGTTGGGGTGCTCGTGCATGTTGCGGCCGATACCGTGGCCCACATACTCGCGTACCACCGCGAAGCCCGCTCCCTCGGCCACCGTCTGAACGGCGTACCCGATGTCGAACAGCCGCTTGCCGGGGACACACTCGGCGATTCCGGCTTGGAGAGACGCCGCCGTCGCATCGAGCAGCCGCTGCGCGCCATCCGAGATGGTGCCGACGGCGAACGTCGCGGCGTTGTCGCCGTAGTACCCACCCACGATCGCGCCTACATCGACCGAGAGGATGTCCCCCTCGACCAACTCGATCAGCTCGGAGGGTATGCCGTGTACCACCTGGGAGTTCAGCGAGGTGCACAGCGTCTTGGGGAAGCCGTGGTAGCCCTTGAATGCCGGGACGCCGCCCTCGGCGCGGATCGCCTCCTCGGCGAGCGCATCGAGCTCCTCGGTGGTCACACCGGGCCTGACCGCGTCCCCAACAAGACGAAGAGCCCGGGCGCTGACGCGCCCGGCCTCTCGCATGAGTTCGATCTCGGCTGCAGACTTGCGGACGATCACCTGGTGACTAGCCCTCCAGAGCCGCTCGGACGTCTGCGAACACCGCGTCAACCGGACGGTTGCCGTCGATGCTGCGCAGAATACCTTGCTTCGAGTAGAACGGGACCAGCTGCGACGTGATCGCATCGTAATCGTTGAGGCGCTTGGTCGCAGCCTCGACGGTGTCGTCGTCACGCTGGTAGACCTCGCCACCGCATGTGTCGCACGAGCCCTCGGTCGCAGGCATCTCGCCCATGACGTTGTAGATGCGACCGCACCCACGGCACTGACGCCGAGAGGTGAGCCGTCCCATGAGGACGTCACGAGGAACCTCTATCGCGACCACGGAGTCGAGCTTCTTGCCCATCTCCACGAGCGCGCCATCAAGAGCCTCGGCCTGCGGCAGCGTGCGGGGAAAACCGTCGAGCATGAAACCGGCGTCGCAGTCGGGCTGCGACAGGCGGTCCTTGACCATCGCGATGACGACGGAGTCGGGTACGAGCTGGCCCTCGTCCATGTAGCGCTTCGCCTCGGCGCCGAGCTCGGTGCCCTCGGCGACGTTCTTGCGGAAGATGTCTCCTGTCGAGATGTGGGTAAGCCCGAACACCTCTATCAGTTTCGCGGCCTGCGTGCCTTTGCCGGCACCGGCAGCCCCCAGCAAGACGATGTTCATACTCAGGTCCTCCCCTATCTGCCTACGCCTTGAAGAAGCCGTCGTAGTGACGCATCTTCAGCTGGCTCTCGAGCTGCGTCATGGTCTCAAGCGCAACGCCGACCATGATCAGGATCGAAGTACCACCGAACGCGGACACGAGCGGGTCGTTCGTTGCCGAGAACACCATGCTCGGAACGACCGCGATGACGCCGAGGAAGATGGCTCCCGGCAGCGTGATGCGGTTGAGCACGTTCTCGATATAGCGCGTCGTCGCAGAGCCCGGTCGCACGCCTGGGATGAACCCGCCGTTCTTGCGCAGGTTATCCGAGAGGTCCATCGGGTTGAAGACGAGGGCCGTGTAGAAGTACGTGAAGAAGACGATGAGGATGAACTCAAGCGTCCAGTTGAGCGGCCCGGTGGCAAGCATGTTGCCCACCGTGGTCAGCCACGGGATGTTCGCCAGCGTCGCGATCTGCGACGGGAAGAACAGGATGGCCGACGCGAAGATGATCGGCACAACGTTGGCGCCGTTGATCTTCAGCGGGATGTAGGTGCCGGTGCCGCCATAGACGCGGCGACCGACGACGCGCTTGGCGTACTGCACCGGGATGCGGCGCTGTGCGCGCTCCATCGTCACGATCGCAGCGACGATGAACCCGGTCATGAGCAGCAGCGTCAGCGTGAGGAAGCCGTTCGCAAACGTGAACGACTGCACGATCGCCGACGGGAAGCGCGACACGATGCTCGCGAAGATGAGCAGCGACATACCGTTGCCGATACCGCGCTGCGTGATGAGCTCGCCCATCCACATGATGAACGCGGTACCCGCTATGAGCGTGACCACGATGACGATGTCGGTGAAGATTCGCGGCGGCATGCCGGGGCCCGTCACCTGAACGATCGCCTGGCGGAACAGCCCGAGCATGGCGATGGACTGCAGCAGCGCGATACCCAGCGTGAGGTACCGCGTGATCTGCGTGATCCTACGCTGCCCGGTCTCGCCCTCCTTGGCCCACTGCTCGACCTTGGGAATGACTCCCTGCAACAGCTGCATGATGATCGACGCCGTGATGTACGGCATGATCCCCAGGGAGAACACGGCAAACTGCTCCAGTGCACCACCCGAGAACAGACCGAGCAGACCGAGCGCAGCGTTGCCGCTGACCTGGGCCTGAACGACCTTCACGTCGACTCCCGGGACGGGGATGTATGCCCCGAGACGGTACACGGCAATCATCGCGAGCGTGAACAGGATCTTCTTGCGCAGCTCCGGTACCCGGAATGCGTTGGAGATCGCGTTTAGCACGGCGCCTCGACCGTCCCTCCTGCTGCTTCGATCTTGGCCTTCGCGGGCGTGGAAATCTTGTCGACCTTGATGGTGAGCTTCTTGGTGACCTCGCCGTTGCCGAGCACCTTGACGGGCTCCGACGCGGACTTGATGACACCCTTGGCCTTCAGCGCCTCGCCATCGACGACATCGCCATCAGCGAAAATCTCGTCGAGTCGCGACACGTTGACGACCGAGTACTCGACGCGGTTGCGGTTCTTGAAGCCCGGGAGCTTCGGCAGACGCATCGCGAGCGGCGTCTGGCCACCCTCGAAACCGGCGCCCTTGGTTCCGCCTGCGCGCGAACCCTGGCCCTTATCGCCGCGACCGGCGGTGGAACCGTGGCCGCTGCCGTTACCGCGGCCTACGCGCTTGCGGTTCTTGCGAGAACCGGGCGCAGGAAACAAGTCGTGAATCTGCATCTCTTGGTACTCCTTCTCATTCGCTTGACGCGACGACACTCGTCGCCGCGCTGCCGGCCGCTCGCCGCCGGCTGACTGACACTTCGGGCATAGTACCCGAAACCCGAGACCCGGCGCATGTGGCCGGGTCCTGGAAGAGCAACGTGATGGGGTCTAGATCTCCTCGACCTTGACGAGGTGCTTGACCTTGAAGACCATCCCGCGGATGACGGGAGTGTCGGCCTGCTCGACCGTGTGATTCATCCGCTTGAGTCCCAGGGCGCGAACGGTGCGCTTCTGGTCGGCGGGGAATCCGATCCCACTCTTGATCTGCGTGATCCGCAGCTTCTTCTCGGCTTTCTTGGCCATGGTTACTCCTCCCACCCGTAGATCTGGGCGACAGACAGGCCGCGACGACGCGAGATGTCCTGCGGGCTGGCCAGGGACTGCAGCCCCTGAGCAGCGGCCTTGACCATGTTGAGCGCGTTGTCGCTACCGAGCGACTTGCTCAGCACGTCGGTGATGCCTGCGAGCTCGAGCAGCGCACGCACGGGACCGCCGGCGATGATACCGGTACCCGGCGCGGCCGGCTTGAGCAGCACGCGACCCGCACCATACTCGCCGATGATCTCGTGCGGGATGGTGTTGTGCTTGGTCAGCGGGAACTTGAACATGTTCTTCTTGGCGTCCTCGATGCCCTTCTTGATGGCAAGCGGGACTTCCTGGGACTTACCCATCCCGACGCCGACGTTGCCGGCGCCATCGCCGACGACCACAAGCGCGGTCAGCGCGAAGCGGCGACCACCCTTGACGACCTTCGACACTCGGTTGATGTATACGACTTTCTCCTGAAGTTCGGAGACAGGGGCTTCCCTGCGGGCCATGCTGTTCCTCCCTAGAACTCGAGGCCGGCGCTACGAGCGCCGTCCGCCAGAGCCTTGACACGGCCGTGATAGATGCGGCCTCCGCGGTCAAAGATAACCGTCGTAACGCCCGCAGCCTTCGCACGCGCGCCGATGGCCTCGCCCACCGCACGCGCGGCGTCGATGTTTGCACCGTTCTTCAGATCCTTGTTCAGCTCAGGCTCGACCGTCGAAGCGGACGCCAAGGTTGTGGCGCTCACGTCGTCGATGACCTGCGCGTAGATGTGGCCGCTCGTGCGCGTGACCCGCAGGCGCGGACGCTCCGCGGTACCGCTGATCTTGCCACGCACCCTGCGCTGCCGGCGCTCGAGCCCCGCCTGCTTCGCCTTCAGCTTATCCATGTCCTCACTACTCTCCTCGATCGCACCGGCCGATCAGGCCGGATGGTGTCCGTGTTACTTGGCGGCCTTACCGAGCTTGCGACGAACCTTCTCGCCCTCGTAGCGAACACCCTTGCCCTTGTAGGGCTCGGGCTTGCGCCACTTGCGGATGTCGGCCGCTACCTGGCCGACACGCTGCTTGTCGATACCGCGGACGGTGATCTTGGTCGGCGCGGGCACCTCGAACTCGATGCCTGGCTCGGCGACGACGAGAACCGGGTGGCTGAACCCGAGCTGAAGCTCGATGTCCTTGCCCTTCATCGCGGCGCGATAACCAACGCCGACGATTTCAAGGTTCTTCGCGTAACCCTCCGAAACACCCGTCACCATGTTCGAGACGAGCGTGCGGGTCAGACCGTGCAGCGAGCGCGCGGTGCGCGACTCGTCCGGACGCGTGACGTTGATGACGCCGTCTTCCATCGAGATGGTGAGGACGTCGGAGAACGTCTGGGTGAGTTCACCCTTGGGGCCCTTGACCACGAGGGTCGAGCCATCGATTTTGACCTCTACCCCGGACGGGACCGGGATGGGCTGCTTGCCGATACGTGACACGGCTACTCGCTCCTTTCCTTGTCCGGTCCGGTTACCAGATGTAGGCGATGACTTCGCCGCCGACGCCAGCCTTGCGCGCCGCGCGGTCGGTCATGACCCCGCTGGAAGTGGAAATGACTGCGATACCAAGGCCGCCGAGAACGCGAGGGAGTTCGTCCTTCTTCGCGTACACGCGCAGGCCCGGCTTGCTGATGCGACGAATGCCGGTGATGGTGCGCTCCTTCTTGGCACCGTACTTGAGCGTCACCTCGAGGCTCGCCTGGGGGTCACCATCGACGACGACATAGTCGGCGATGTAGCCCTCCTGCTTCATGATGCGAGCGATCTCCACAAGCTTCTTGGAGCTCGGCATCGTGGTGGACGCCTTGTACGCTGAGTTCGCATTACGAATGCGAGTCAGCATATCGGCGATGGGGTCGGTCATGCTCATGTGTTTCCTCCTATGGTTCGGGATGTCCTACTCCGCGGTTCGCGCTCACCCGTGGCGATCGCGCCTCTCGGGGCAGGTCTCTCCGACAGTCCGGGTCAGCGACTACCAGCTGGCCTTGTGGACGCCGGGAAGCTCGCCGCGGGCCGCGAGTTCGCGCACGCAGATTCGGCACATGCCGAACTGGCGGTAGAACGCGCGGGGCCTGCCGCAGCGGTTGCAGCGGTTGTGCTGCCGCACGCTGAACTTCGGCTGGCGCTGTGCCTTGGCGATCATCGACTTCTTAGCCACTTCATCCTCCTTGCCACGGTGACCTTGTGGTCACCGATTAGGCGCTTTCTATCGCTTGAACGGGAAACCGAAGCCCTCGAGCAGGGCCTTGGCGCCCTCGTCGGTTTTCGAGGTCGTGACGAACGTGATATCCATGCCGCGGGTGCGGTCGACCTTGTCGTAGTCGATCTCCGCGAAGATGAGCTGCTCGGTGACGCCCATCGAGTAGTTGCCGCGACCGTCGAACGACTTGGGGTTCAAGCCGCGGAAGTCGC belongs to Coriobacteriia bacterium and includes:
- the rpsE gene encoding 30S ribosomal protein S5 is translated as MARREAPVSELQEKVVYINRVSKVVKGGRRFALTALVVVGDGAGNVGVGMGKSQEVPLAIKKGIEDAKKNMFKFPLTKHNTIPHEIIGEYGAGRVLLKPAAPGTGIIAGGPVRALLELAGITDVLSKSLGSDNALNMVKAAAQGLQSLASPQDISRRRGLSVAQIYGWEE
- the rplF gene encoding 50S ribosomal protein L6, producing MSRIGKQPIPVPSGVEVKIDGSTLVVKGPKGELTQTFSDVLTISMEDGVINVTRPDESRTARSLHGLTRTLVSNMVTGVSEGYAKNLEIVGVGYRAAMKGKDIELQLGFSHPVLVVAEPGIEFEVPAPTKITVRGIDKQRVGQVAADIRKWRKPEPYKGKGVRYEGEKVRRKLGKAAK
- the rpsH gene encoding 30S ribosomal protein S8; translation: MSMTDPIADMLTRIRNANSAYKASTTMPSSKKLVEIARIMKQEGYIADYVVVDGDPQASLEVTLKYGAKKERTITGIRRISKPGLRVYAKKDELPRVLGGLGIAVISTSSGVMTDRAARKAGVGGEVIAYIW
- a CDS encoding type Z 30S ribosomal protein S14 — translated: MAKKSMIAKAQRQPKFSVRQHNRCNRCGRPRAFYRQFGMCRICVRELAARGELPGVHKASW
- a CDS encoding 50S ribosomal protein L18, whose amino-acid sequence is MDKLKAKQAGLERRQRRVRGKISGTAERPRLRVTRTSGHIYAQVIDDVSATTLASASTVEPELNKDLKNGANIDAARAVGEAIGARAKAAGVTTVIFDRGGRIYHGRVKALADGARSAGLEF